The Virgibacillus sp. SK37 region AATAGACATCCTTGGTGGACAAAGTTATCTTGATGATTTATTTACTACATTACAAATGGATCCTATCGAAGGCTTCCAATTTGTAGACGGGACGTCCTTTAATCGCAATCAGCTGAATTACCGCAATCATATTATATTTTGCCAGGTATATGATCGGTTTATTGCTTCAGAGGTCAAGCTTGCTTTATTAGAAGATTTACCACCTGAATTTGAAATAAAAGTCGTAGATGCTGCTGGAAGTGAACAAGAATCTGTCCGTACGATGCCACTTGAGGAATTAGATCACTCGATGGAAATAAGCAATTTAACAAGCATATATATTCCTCCAGTAACAGAAAACCTGCTTCAACACACATTTCCTAGATTAAAAGAGGTTATTGCCATATTAAGAGGTCCTGATGGATGTCCATGGGATAGGGAACAAACACATGAAACCTTGCGGGAGTATGCCGTGGAAGAGGCCTATGAGCTAATAGATGCAATTGATCAACAAGATGATGAAAATATAGTCGAAGAACTTGGTGATATTTTGCTTCAAGTAATGCTTCATAGTCAGATTGGAGAGGATAACGGATTCTTTACGGTAGATGATGTAATCCGTTCAATTACTGCAAAGATGATTCACCGCCATCCACATGTGTTCGCTGATGTCTCTGTAGATTCAGTTGATCAAGTTTATAAAAATTGGGATGAATTAAAACGAGAGGAAAAAGGGGAGGTTCGAACCTCCTTGTTGGATGGAGTACCTAATCATCTTCCTTCTCTTGCAAAAGCATATAAATTACAAAAAAAGGCTGCCAAAGTAGGATTTAATTGGGACAATGTGGATGACATTTGGAGTAAGCTTAATGAGGAAATAAAAGAAGTGAAAGAGGCCATACAATCTGGAAACGAGGAAGAAATAGAAAAAGAGTTTGGAGATGTCCTGTTTGTCCTGGCAAATTTAACGCGTTATTATAAAATAAACCCGGAAATTGCATTGAATCGGTCTAACCAGAAATTTTATTCTCGTTTTCATTTCATTGAAGAACAGATTCAAGAGAATAACCTTAACATAAACAATGTTTCCTTAGAAGAAATGGATTATTTTTGGAATCAGGCAAAAGAGAGGGAGTAGGAAAAGATGAGATTAGATAAGTTTTTAAAGATTTCCAGACTAATTAAACGTCGTACACTGGCGAAGGAAGTAGCAGATCAAGGCAGAATTACCATTAATGGGAATCAGGCAAAAGCTTCTTCGACTGTTGCAGTGGGTGATGAGCTAATGATTAAATTCGGTCAGAAATTGGTTACCATTGAAGTAACAGCTCTTCGCGAAAATGTAAAAAAGGATGAAGCTGAGACTTTGTATAAGGTAATAAAAGAGGAAAAAAAGGACGAATAAAAAAGCGCCCGGTTCAGTGGAATCGGGCGCTTGTGCTTTTGAGATTTAAACCATCACTTTACATATGTCATTTGTAAATTCTACTGGATCTCCAACTGGGAGACCTTCAATAAGTAATGCCTGATTGTAAAGTAAATTTGTATATAACGCAAATTTTTCTTTATCGCTTTCGTAAGCTGTCTTTAGTGAGTGATAGACTTCGTGATCTGGGTTGATTTCCAGTACCTTCTCTGCCTTTATTTGTTGATTGTTAGGCATTGCGCTAAGTACTTTTTCCATTTCCACAGAGATCTCTCCATCTGTTGATAAGCAGACAGGATGTGATTTGAGTCGATTAGAGACCTTTACATCCTTTACCTTGCCTTCTAGCTGCTTTTTCATTTCTGTGAACAAATCTTTGTTGGAGGCTGCTTCTTCCTCAGCTTTATTATTTTCCTCTGTCATATCTAAGCCAAGGTCTCCACTGGATACAGAGCGGAATTCCTTCTCCTTGTATTGCATGAGCATCTTTATAGCAAATTCATCTACTTCATCGGTAAAGTAGAGAATTTCATATCCTTTATCTGCAACTAGTTCTGTTTGAGGTAGTTTATCAATCCGATCAATGGATTCGCCTGTTGCATAATAAATATATTTTTGATCCTCTGGCATTCTCGATGCATACTCATCAAGTGATACTAATTTCTTTTCCTTTGAAGAATAGAAAAGCAGCAAATCCTGTAGGGTATCTTTGTTCGCACCGAAGTCGCTGTACACACCATATTTTAATTGGCGTCCAAATGACTCAAAGAATTTCTCATACCCTTCCCGATCTTCTCTTAACAGCTGTAAAAGCTGTTGTTTAATTTTCTTTGTTATATTCTTTGAGATTAATTTTAATTGACGATCATGCTGTAGCATTTCCCGTGAAATATTTAAGGATAAGTCTTCCGAGTCGACCAATCCCTTCACAAAGCTAAAATAATCTGGCAAGAGCTCAGCACACTTCTCCATAATCAACACACCATTTGAATACAATTCCAGGCCTTTTTCATATTCAGCTGTGTAATAGTTATATGGTGTAGTTTCCGGAATGTATAAAATAGAATTATAACGAATGGTTCCATCAACATGGATATGGATATGTTTTAGTGGCTTATCAAAGCCATACCTTTTTTCCTGATAAAAGTTCTCATAGTCTTCATCTGTTAATTCACTCTTATTCTTTTTCCAGATCGGCACCATGCTGTTTATTGTTTCTTCTTCTGTATACTCTGTGTAATCTTCGCTACCTTCTTCTTTTGGTTCCTTTTTTGTAATATCCATCTTAATTGGGTACCGAATGAAGTCAGAGTATTTCTTAATAATTTGCTTCAAACGGTATTCTTCAAGATATTCATCATAGTTTTCATCTTCGGTATTTTCCATGATCTTAAGGATAATTTCTGTGCCAACATCCTCTTTATTGGCTGTTTCTATTGTATATCCGTCAGCACCTTTGGATTCCCATACATAAGCTTCCTCATTACCAAGTGCACGGCTAATGACTTTTACTTCTTCTGCAACCATGAATGCAGCATAGAAGCCTACCCCGAATTGGCCGATAATATCATGTCCATCTTTTGTTTCATTTTCTTTTTTAAATGCTAATGATCCACTTTGAGCGATGACCCCAAGATTGTTTTCCAATTCCTCTTTGGTCATTCCTATCCCTGTATCCTTGATTTTCAACAAGCGATTTTCTTTATCAGCACTTATTTTTATGTAGTAATTGCCCATATCAAAGTCCAGGGAATCATCTGTAAGTGCCTTGTAGTATATTTTGTCAATAGCATCACTGGAGTTGGATATCAATTCTCGTAGAAATACTTCTTTTTGTGAGTAAATTGAGTTAATCATCATTTCCAATAATCTTTTTGATTCTGCCTGAAACTGCTTTTTAACCATCGTTAAAACTCCCTTCAAGTTGATGATATCATATTAGCACTCGTTCATTAAGAGTGATAATCCCATAAAATAAATATCATATCCATTGGCAGGTGTCAAGAAACACTCTTCTTATATGTTGGATTCAGGTTCTACACTTGTCCTTTCGTTCATATAGTAATAGGGATAAGGAGGGTCTCTTACAATGAACTATTATGAAAATAAACCAACGACAACAGATACACGTGTGCAAACAGATCATTATGTAAAAATGAATAACCGAAGAAATCTGGAAATAACAGGTGTAAAGGAAGTCGACAGTTTTGATAATGAAGAATTTCTACTGGAAACGGTAATGGGTTACTTAATTATACGTGGACAAAATCTTCAATTAAAAAACCTCGATGTTGGAGAGGGAAATGTAACTATTAAAGGAAAAGTGTACGAGCTATCTTATGTGGACGAGCAGCAGGAGAAAGCTAAAGGATTCTTTAGCAAGCTCTTCAGATGACATTAGATACACAATTTATGACCATGTTCGCTATGGTTTTAAGTGGCCTCTATCTGGGTATAGCTCTAGAAACCTTCTATCGGTTCAAGCCATTCTGGAAGAAGAACGTATTTCTATCCTATCTCATGGAGGTCCTTTTTTGGACTTCTCAAACTGTCATCCTATTTTATGTGCTCTTTCGGGTTAATGGTGGGGAGCTACGATTTTACATTATTGCTGCATGTGTGCTTGGTTTTGCTATTTATCAGGTTCTTGTCGCTAAACTATATAAGAAATTGTTGGAATATATTATACGAGTAATTGCTGCTATTTATCACTTTTTTGAAAGGCTTATCCAGCTGCTCCTCATTAATCCAATAAAGTGGATGATAAGCATAGTGATTGCTTTAGTGCTTTGGCTTATTCATCTGATAGGCATCATTCTTCTTTTTTGTCTTAAAGTAGTGTTTTTCCCAATTAGGGGCTTGTTAAGATTGATATACTCCATTTTACCGAAAAAGATTCAAAGTTTTTTACTCAACATAGCAGGATTTTGTAGTACAATGAAGAATATAACAACTAAATGGATACATTTTATATGGTCAAAGAGGAGGTAAAAGCTTGTCAGCGAGAGAAAAAACAGTTACAAGACTGGATTCGAATTACATGCAGCAATATGATGTGTACATAGAGAGACAAAAGAGAAAAAAACAACGTTTGATTCGTCGTCTTGTGTTATTTTCTTTAATAGCTCTCTTGGCTATCGGAAGCTTAGCATCCTATCATTTTAATCAACGGGAACTCCGTGCGGAAAAAATGGAGGAATACGAACAGCTGCAGGATGAATTAGCCACATTAAAGAAAGAAGAAAAGAATATGAAAGAGGAAATCACCTTGCTTAATGATGAAGAGTATGTCTTGGAAATTGCAAGGACAAACTATTTCTTCTCCAAAGAAGGGGAATTAATCTTTAATATTCCTCAAGAAAAGCCGTCATATTGACACACATTTATAAGCTTAGCTATAATATAATAGAGAAGACATGATATTCTGATTATAAATGAATCAGGATGCTGGAAAGATGAATGTTCCATAGTTATGGGGTTTCCATTTTTCTAAAAATTTTAAGGAGGAGCATTTTTTTTATGTCAATCGAAGTAGGCAGCAAGCTGCAGGGAAAGGTAACTGGTATCACTAATTTTGGAGCGTTTGTGGAGCTTGAGGAAGGTAAAACGGGCTTAGTTCACATTAGTGAAGTTGCCGACAACTATGTGAAAGACATTAATGAACACCTTAGTGTTGGTGAAGAAGTGAAGGTTAAAGTTATTAATGTTGAAAAGGATGGTAAGATTGGTCTGTCTATTAAAAAAGCAAAAGACAAACCAAAACGTCCACAGCGTGATCCACGTGAGCGTACGGAATCATTTGAATCCAAAATGAACCGTTTCCTCAAAGATTCAGAAGACCGTTTGGCCTCTTTAAAGAAGCACACGGAATCCAAACGCGGGGGTCGAGGTGCTAAAAGAGGATAGCAGTTGCTGTCTATAGACAATGCTCTATATAAATAAAAACCAGGTTCCGATTGGAAGCTGGTTTTTTTGGCTTTACATAATAAATATCTGTGGCGGATACTCTCGCTCTGCAGCTGATTAATTTCTTCTTCGGCAGATACTTTCGCTCTGCAGCTGATTAAATTAATCTGCGGCGGATAGTTTCGCTCTGCGGCAGATTAATTTTTTCTACGGGGGATAGTTTCGCTCTGCAGCTGATTACTTTCTTCTCCGGCGGATACTCTCGCTCTACGGCTGGTTAGTACATCAAGCAAAAAAAAACCTGCAGGAACAATAGTTCTCTGCAGGTTTTCTTTTTGATAGCGGCGGAGGGGATCGAACCCACGACCTCACGGGTATGAACCGTACGCTCTCGCCAGCTGAGCTACGCCGCCAAATAAGTCAACAAAAAATATAATACAACAGCCTCACTCTGATGTCAATAGAAAAGTAG contains the following coding sequences:
- the mazG gene encoding nucleoside triphosphate pyrophosphohydrolase: MSKIEIIGLGAGDIDQLPLGLYKKLVNQKSTVYTRTKDHPVIRTLEDEGVQFTSFDSMYEEETNFVDVYERIVRSLIEKGRKEPIIYTVPGHPMLAEKTVQLLLEQKEVEIDILGGQSYLDDLFTTLQMDPIEGFQFVDGTSFNRNQLNYRNHIIFCQVYDRFIASEVKLALLEDLPPEFEIKVVDAAGSEQESVRTMPLEELDHSMEISNLTSIYIPPVTENLLQHTFPRLKEVIAILRGPDGCPWDREQTHETLREYAVEEAYELIDAIDQQDDENIVEELGDILLQVMLHSQIGEDNGFFTVDDVIRSITAKMIHRHPHVFADVSVDSVDQVYKNWDELKREEKGEVRTSLLDGVPNHLPSLAKAYKLQKKAAKVGFNWDNVDDIWSKLNEEIKEVKEAIQSGNEEEIEKEFGDVLFVLANLTRYYKINPEIALNRSNQKFYSRFHFIEEQIQENNLNINNVSLEEMDYFWNQAKERE
- a CDS encoding RNA-binding S4 domain-containing protein — its product is MRLDKFLKISRLIKRRTLAKEVADQGRITINGNQAKASSTVAVGDELMIKFGQKLVTIEVTALRENVKKDEAETLYKVIKEEKKDE
- the htpG gene encoding molecular chaperone HtpG encodes the protein MVKKQFQAESKRLLEMMINSIYSQKEVFLRELISNSSDAIDKIYYKALTDDSLDFDMGNYYIKISADKENRLLKIKDTGIGMTKEELENNLGVIAQSGSLAFKKENETKDGHDIIGQFGVGFYAAFMVAEEVKVISRALGNEEAYVWESKGADGYTIETANKEDVGTEIILKIMENTEDENYDEYLEEYRLKQIIKKYSDFIRYPIKMDITKKEPKEEGSEDYTEYTEEETINSMVPIWKKNKSELTDEDYENFYQEKRYGFDKPLKHIHIHVDGTIRYNSILYIPETTPYNYYTAEYEKGLELYSNGVLIMEKCAELLPDYFSFVKGLVDSEDLSLNISREMLQHDRQLKLISKNITKKIKQQLLQLLREDREGYEKFFESFGRQLKYGVYSDFGANKDTLQDLLLFYSSKEKKLVSLDEYASRMPEDQKYIYYATGESIDRIDKLPQTELVADKGYEILYFTDEVDEFAIKMLMQYKEKEFRSVSSGDLGLDMTEENNKAEEEAASNKDLFTEMKKQLEGKVKDVKVSNRLKSHPVCLSTDGEISVEMEKVLSAMPNNQQIKAEKVLEINPDHEVYHSLKTAYESDKEKFALYTNLLYNQALLIEGLPVGDPVEFTNDICKVMV
- the yabP gene encoding sporulation protein YabP; the protein is MNYYENKPTTTDTRVQTDHYVKMNNRRNLEITGVKEVDSFDNEEFLLETVMGYLIIRGQNLQLKNLDVGEGNVTIKGKVYELSYVDEQQEKAKGFFSKLFR
- the yabQ gene encoding spore cortex biosynthesis protein YabQ, which encodes MTLDTQFMTMFAMVLSGLYLGIALETFYRFKPFWKKNVFLSYLMEVLFWTSQTVILFYVLFRVNGGELRFYIIAACVLGFAIYQVLVAKLYKKLLEYIIRVIAAIYHFFERLIQLLLINPIKWMISIVIALVLWLIHLIGIILLFCLKVVFFPIRGLLRLIYSILPKKIQSFLLNIAGFCSTMKNITTKWIHFIWSKRR
- a CDS encoding septum formation initiator family protein translates to MSAREKTVTRLDSNYMQQYDVYIERQKRKKQRLIRRLVLFSLIALLAIGSLASYHFNQRELRAEKMEEYEQLQDELATLKKEEKNMKEEITLLNDEEYVLEIARTNYFFSKEGELIFNIPQEKPSY
- a CDS encoding S1 domain-containing RNA-binding protein yields the protein MSIEVGSKLQGKVTGITNFGAFVELEEGKTGLVHISEVADNYVKDINEHLSVGEEVKVKVINVEKDGKIGLSIKKAKDKPKRPQRDPRERTESFESKMNRFLKDSEDRLASLKKHTESKRGGRGAKRG